Proteins encoded together in one Marinobacter sp. Arc7-DN-1 window:
- the pyrR gene encoding bifunctional pyr operon transcriptional regulator/uracil phosphoribosyltransferase PyrR: MTALLDIDQLLDQMETGLRQVLEQRGAESPVLIGIRTGGVWLADVLSKRLDIEEPFGELDISFYRDDFSRIGLNPRVKPSSLPFDTEGRDIILIDDVIMSGRTIRAAMNEIFDYGRPASIILATLIDLGARELPIQPDVTGKTLALDSHQRVKLRGPDPLRIEFQEARQ; the protein is encoded by the coding sequence ATGACCGCATTGCTTGATATCGACCAGTTACTGGATCAGATGGAAACCGGATTGCGCCAGGTTCTTGAGCAACGGGGCGCTGAATCCCCAGTGCTCATTGGTATCCGTACCGGTGGGGTCTGGCTGGCGGATGTGCTTAGTAAGCGTCTTGATATTGAAGAGCCGTTCGGGGAACTGGATATTTCCTTTTATCGTGATGACTTCAGCCGCATCGGGCTGAACCCCAGGGTCAAGCCTTCCAGTCTGCCCTTTGATACCGAAGGACGGGACATCATCCTGATTGACGATGTCATCATGAGTGGCCGCACCATTCGCGCGGCAATGAATGAAATTTTCGATTATGGCCGTCCAGCCAGTATCATACTGGCCACCCTGATAGACCTCGGAGCCCGGGAACTGCCGATCCAGCCGGACGTGACCGGCAAGACGCTGGCACTGGACTCCCATCAGCGCGTCAAGCTCCGTGGCCCCGACCCGCTCCGCATCGAGTTCCAGGAAGCCAGACAGTAA
- a CDS encoding aspartate carbamoyltransferase catalytic subunit encodes MTANDASPHPLQLTRDGQLRHFLTLDGLDRALLTDILDTADSFIEVGERTIKKVPLLRGRTVVNLFFESSTRTRSTFELAAKRLSADVLNLDISTSATSKGESLSDTLLNLEAMASDMFVVRHSQSGAPHFIAESVTPGVAIINAGDGRHAHPTQAMLDMLTIRQHKGHFEGLKVAIVGDVLHSRVARSQIRALNVLGAEEVRVIAPGTLLPKDVESLGCKVEYDMTRGMKDLDVVIMLRLQNERMEGALLPSEREFYRLYGLNQEKLALAHPACIVMHPGPINRGVEIESAVADGPQSVILNQVTNGIAIRMAVMSMAMGGQVAERQQKLSGRGQA; translated from the coding sequence ATGACCGCAAACGACGCTTCCCCGCACCCCTTGCAGCTGACCCGGGATGGTCAGTTGCGGCACTTTCTCACCCTTGATGGCCTCGACCGCGCCTTACTGACCGACATCCTGGATACCGCCGATTCGTTTATTGAAGTCGGCGAACGCACCATCAAGAAAGTGCCCCTGCTTCGCGGCCGGACTGTGGTGAACCTGTTCTTTGAATCCAGCACCCGGACCCGCAGCACCTTTGAGCTGGCCGCCAAGCGTCTGTCTGCCGATGTGCTTAACCTTGATATCAGCACCTCGGCCACGTCCAAGGGCGAATCCCTGTCCGACACGCTTCTGAACCTGGAGGCCATGGCCAGCGACATGTTCGTGGTTCGGCATTCCCAGAGTGGCGCGCCGCACTTTATTGCCGAGAGCGTCACCCCGGGCGTGGCCATTATCAACGCCGGTGATGGCCGCCATGCGCACCCGACCCAGGCCATGCTCGACATGCTCACCATTCGCCAGCACAAGGGGCATTTTGAGGGCCTGAAGGTGGCCATTGTGGGTGACGTGCTTCACTCCCGGGTGGCCCGCTCCCAGATTCGTGCCCTGAATGTGCTTGGGGCGGAAGAGGTCCGGGTGATTGCCCCGGGGACCTTGCTGCCCAAGGATGTGGAAAGTCTGGGTTGTAAGGTCGAGTACGATATGACCCGAGGCATGAAGGATCTGGATGTGGTGATCATGTTGCGCCTGCAGAACGAACGGATGGAAGGCGCCCTGCTGCCGAGCGAGCGTGAGTTTTATCGGCTCTATGGCCTGAATCAGGAAAAGCTGGCTCTGGCTCATCCGGCGTGCATTGTGATGCACCCGGGCCCGATCAACCGGGGCGTTGAAATTGAATCGGCGGTGGCCGATGGCCCGCAATCCGTGATTCTCAATCAGGTGACCAACGGCATCGCCATCCGGATGGCGGTCATGTCCATGGCCATGGGTGGCCAGGTGGCCGAGCGCCAGCAGAAACTGAGTGGGAGGGGGCAGGCATGA
- a CDS encoding energy transducer TonB, whose translation MAVQVSDFDRFSFTLFMALAVHAIVVLGISFAPEPPRSSAQTMEITLSQFDDEKAPEKADFLAQTSQQGSGTEEEVREMTTPLPAEVSQPEVARVQPEPPAQTEPQPRQEKTVVQTESRSSQTVQQPEERTTPEEEPLPVRKKRSLMERSLEIASLEARFDAQQRAYARKPRVMRVTAASTLKSTNAWYVQNWVTKVTRVGNINYPTEARRAGIYGTLRMLVSLKQDGTLKEVAILQSSGSTVLDDAAIRIVRMAAPFAPFPEEMRQEVDELEIIRTWSFQRRGLTSG comes from the coding sequence ATGGCAGTTCAGGTAAGCGACTTTGACCGGTTTTCCTTCACCCTTTTTATGGCATTGGCGGTGCACGCCATTGTTGTACTGGGGATCAGCTTTGCGCCTGAACCACCCCGGTCGTCCGCTCAGACCATGGAAATTACCCTCTCTCAGTTTGATGACGAGAAAGCACCGGAGAAAGCGGACTTTCTTGCCCAGACCAGCCAGCAGGGCAGTGGTACTGAAGAAGAGGTCCGGGAAATGACCACGCCCCTGCCGGCCGAGGTCAGCCAGCCGGAAGTGGCCCGGGTCCAGCCGGAGCCACCCGCGCAGACCGAGCCGCAGCCGCGCCAGGAAAAAACGGTGGTGCAGACCGAAAGCCGGTCCAGTCAGACAGTGCAGCAGCCGGAGGAGCGGACGACACCGGAAGAAGAGCCACTGCCGGTGCGCAAGAAAAGGAGCCTGATGGAGCGCAGTCTTGAGATCGCCAGCCTGGAGGCCCGCTTCGACGCCCAGCAAAGGGCTTACGCCCGGAAGCCGAGGGTGATGCGCGTAACCGCAGCCTCCACACTCAAATCCACCAACGCCTGGTACGTACAGAATTGGGTGACCAAGGTGACCCGGGTTGGCAATATCAACTACCCCACCGAGGCGCGCCGTGCCGGAATCTATGGCACACTGAGAATGCTGGTGTCCCTGAAGCAAGACGGCACCCTCAAAGAGGTAGCGATTCTGCAGTCCTCCGGCAGCACCGTTCTGGACGATGCCGCCATCCGGATTGTCAGAATGGCCGCACCTTTTGCCCCGTTCCCCGAGGAAATGCGGCAAGAGGTGGACGAACTTGAAATCATACGCACCTGGTCCTTCCAGCGTCGGGGGCTGACATCCGGATGA
- the ruvX gene encoding Holliday junction resolvase RuvX: MPETGNRRVMAFDFGTRRIGVATGQEMLGTGQPVALIAARDGIPDWQKIEMLLQEWRPDLVVVGLPLNMDDTENDMCARARKFGKRLHGRYHVPVEMVDERLTSFEAKGDVMAAGGNRDFGRHGVDDRAAVLILETWFGLQGNLAGE, encoded by the coding sequence ATGCCTGAGACCGGTAACCGTCGCGTGATGGCGTTTGATTTCGGAACCCGCCGGATCGGGGTTGCCACCGGCCAGGAAATGCTGGGAACCGGCCAGCCCGTGGCGCTGATAGCCGCCCGGGACGGTATTCCGGACTGGCAAAAGATTGAAATGCTGCTGCAGGAGTGGCGTCCGGATCTGGTGGTGGTTGGTCTGCCGCTGAATATGGACGACACTGAGAACGACATGTGTGCCCGGGCGCGCAAGTTCGGCAAGCGCCTCCACGGCCGTTACCATGTGCCGGTTGAAATGGTGGACGAGCGCCTGACCAGTTTTGAGGCCAAGGGCGATGTAATGGCAGCCGGTGGCAATCGCGACTTTGGCCGCCATGGGGTGGATGACCGGGCGGCGGTTCTGATTCTGGAAACCTGGTTTGGCCTGCAGGGCAACCTTGCCGGTGAATGA
- a CDS encoding dihydroorotase translates to MSSVETSSGNSLKITGGRLYDGEGNESENIALLVRDGRIAAMGETATRERADETISAEGCVIAPGFVDLCCNLREPGNGQKGNIASETRAAAHGGFTTVCASPETSPVNDSSAVTHLIRDGAASRSPIRVLPVGAITRGLEGDLLSDMAGLAAAGCVAVGNGSRGVRNARILRRCMAYAQTFGLTVMFSPENQALAADGYAHDGLVTSRLGLLGIPEVAETAAVMEMLLLAEETGVRLHLSQLSCARSVEMLADARRRGIAVTADVAMHQLVFTDDALAGFDSRFHVRPPLRSEKDRKALIAGVREGVIDAIVSQHQPHDTAAKQAPMAATEPGLSSIESVLSLGLELVEMNELALPDLVRALTTGPASVLGRTARLAEGEPADLCLFDPEAFWAPGPQTLVSVGRHAPVTDRELPGVVRLTLAEGRKAWQQPAG, encoded by the coding sequence ATGAGCAGTGTTGAAACATCCAGCGGCAACAGCCTGAAAATCACTGGCGGACGTCTGTACGATGGCGAAGGAAATGAGTCTGAAAACATCGCCTTGCTGGTTCGGGATGGCCGGATCGCCGCTATGGGTGAAACGGCCACCAGGGAGCGGGCGGACGAAACCATCAGCGCTGAAGGCTGTGTGATTGCCCCGGGTTTTGTTGATCTTTGCTGCAACCTCCGTGAACCGGGCAATGGCCAGAAAGGCAATATTGCCTCGGAAACCCGGGCAGCGGCCCACGGTGGCTTTACCACCGTCTGTGCCTCTCCGGAAACCTCTCCGGTGAACGATTCCAGTGCCGTTACCCACCTGATTCGTGACGGTGCCGCCAGCCGGTCGCCTATCCGGGTGCTACCCGTAGGTGCGATTACCAGGGGCCTTGAAGGCGACCTGCTCAGCGACATGGCTGGGCTGGCCGCTGCCGGTTGCGTGGCGGTCGGTAATGGCTCCCGGGGTGTGCGCAATGCCCGGATATTGCGCCGGTGCATGGCCTACGCCCAGACCTTCGGTTTAACGGTGATGTTCAGCCCCGAGAACCAGGCCCTGGCGGCGGACGGCTATGCCCACGACGGGCTGGTAACCTCCCGTCTGGGTCTGCTGGGTATTCCGGAAGTGGCGGAAACGGCGGCGGTGATGGAAATGCTGTTGCTGGCAGAGGAAACCGGCGTGCGGTTGCACCTGAGCCAGCTGTCCTGTGCCCGCAGTGTTGAGATGCTCGCGGATGCCCGCCGCCGAGGCATTGCCGTGACGGCCGACGTGGCCATGCACCAGTTGGTGTTCACCGACGACGCCCTGGCCGGATTCGACAGCCGGTTCCATGTGCGTCCGCCACTGCGCAGCGAGAAAGACCGAAAGGCCTTGATTGCAGGAGTCCGAGAGGGCGTCATTGATGCCATCGTGAGCCAGCATCAGCCCCATGACACTGCGGCCAAGCAGGCGCCCATGGCGGCCACCGAACCGGGGCTCTCCAGCATTGAGAGTGTGTTGTCGCTGGGGCTGGAACTGGTGGAAATGAACGAACTGGCTTTGCCTGACCTGGTCCGGGCGCTGACCACCGGTCCCGCCTCCGTGCTTGGCCGAACGGCCCGCCTTGCGGAGGGTGAGCCTGCCGATCTTTGTCTGTTTGATCCGGAAGCGTTCTGGGCACCGGGTCCGCAAACGCTTGTCTCGGTTGGCCGTCATGCGCCGGTAACCGACCGGGAATTGCCCGGCGTGGTCCGGCTCACTCTTGCTGAGGGCCGAAAAGCCTGGCAACAGCCGGCGGGCTGA
- a CDS encoding YqgE/AlgH family protein, which yields MTASKHSPHSLRHHFLVASPYLADPRFHGGVIYLCEHSDDGALGLMINHPLDIHLGEILEQLDLPGGELDLPVFSGGPVQPERGFVLHSPGTSWQNTAKVTEDVLLTTSRDVLAGIGRGEGPEEYLVALGYSGWGEGQLEDELGSNAWLTCPATTDILFRTPWADRYKAVLEVIGIDLNQLSESIGHA from the coding sequence ATGACAGCGTCAAAACATTCTCCCCACAGCCTGCGGCACCACTTTCTGGTGGCTTCGCCTTACCTGGCCGACCCGCGTTTCCATGGCGGCGTCATCTATCTCTGTGAACATTCCGATGACGGTGCCCTGGGATTAATGATCAATCACCCGTTGGACATCCATCTGGGCGAGATTCTGGAGCAGCTGGACTTGCCTGGAGGTGAGCTGGATTTGCCGGTATTCAGTGGTGGCCCGGTGCAGCCGGAACGGGGCTTTGTCCTGCATTCTCCCGGGACCAGCTGGCAGAATACGGCAAAGGTGACCGAAGACGTTCTGCTGACCACATCCCGTGATGTACTGGCGGGCATTGGCCGTGGGGAAGGGCCGGAGGAATACCTGGTGGCGCTCGGATACTCGGGCTGGGGCGAGGGCCAGTTGGAGGACGAACTGGGCAGCAACGCCTGGCTCACGTGTCCTGCTACCACGGATATCCTGTTCCGGACTCCCTGGGCAGATCGTTACAAGGCCGTGCTTGAAGTGATTGGTATTGATCTTAACCAGCTCAGCGAATCGATTGGCCATGCCTGA
- a CDS encoding TRAP transporter large permease subunit: MSKRGFHRSGLEWFSSLPACLLLLAVVIFSTSSDIHNQMLRGGEQLWSGYYKLRVDPVQPTCDPDRDIEAAVAAELAADAPADDPMAALLGAGEKDPADIRLAIERSVADCRQAHRSFENLRDQLTPGVTAYRTVELFIADLIAFGLESQRFILVILVMLCAVTATLTRHHIAMRAMETRLDHTVSHTLQTIANAMLLGSSAIFRQSSLGSDTAVSSEELLLHNFWIIGFACLTLASLYRLFRVPDDLPEGGSLNKAFLAVPLYTVMTLISGTYFALIGHASGIGIYLGKMMELSDMFLNVGLYVWVGMMLKQTRLATLVFNVFRPWRMPPEMLAVVAVLVAAVPTAYTGASGIFVIAAGAVIYSELRAAGARRHLALAATAMSGSLGVVLRPCLLVVVIAYLNREVTTDELFGWGIWVFVLTATLFAVVALTVNRQSQFNLAPSAEAFPAMTQALWPLIPYVLVITGVVLFYRLALDVSMDEFSAPRLLPVIMLAILVFEHVSLKNRRGRASGEINHQGLERSLRGATNDTTAEIGALLLLLGLSVSIGGVIERSHIMAAFPQSFDSAWSAMLLMVVILVVLGMIMDAFGAVILVTATVATIAYSSGIHPIHFWMVTLVAFELGYLSPPVALNHLLTRQVVGEAEVLAAQQEPGTFYQRHERIIMPLIVMGISLLLVAFVPLMFYAG; the protein is encoded by the coding sequence ATGTCGAAGCGCGGTTTTCATCGTAGCGGGCTGGAGTGGTTTTCGTCGCTGCCCGCGTGTCTGCTGTTGCTGGCAGTGGTCATCTTCTCCACCAGCAGTGATATCCATAACCAGATGTTGCGCGGAGGTGAGCAGCTGTGGAGCGGGTATTACAAGTTGCGCGTGGATCCGGTTCAGCCAACCTGTGATCCCGATCGGGACATTGAGGCGGCAGTGGCTGCTGAACTGGCCGCGGATGCCCCTGCAGACGACCCGATGGCCGCCTTGCTGGGCGCCGGGGAAAAGGACCCGGCAGACATCCGGCTGGCCATCGAGCGGTCTGTCGCCGACTGCAGGCAGGCCCATCGAAGCTTCGAGAACCTCCGGGACCAGCTGACGCCGGGTGTCACAGCCTACCGGACAGTGGAACTGTTCATTGCCGACCTGATCGCCTTTGGCCTGGAATCCCAGCGTTTCATTCTGGTGATTTTGGTCATGTTGTGCGCGGTGACCGCCACGTTGACCCGCCATCACATCGCCATGCGTGCGATGGAGACCCGGCTGGACCACACGGTATCCCATACGCTGCAAACCATTGCTAACGCCATGTTGCTGGGTTCCAGTGCCATCTTCCGGCAATCCAGCCTGGGCTCGGATACCGCGGTTTCATCGGAAGAACTGCTGCTGCACAATTTCTGGATTATCGGTTTTGCCTGCCTGACCCTGGCCAGCCTGTACCGGCTGTTCCGGGTGCCGGATGATCTGCCCGAAGGCGGCAGCCTGAACAAGGCCTTCCTGGCGGTGCCGCTCTACACCGTTATGACCCTGATTTCCGGTACCTATTTCGCCCTGATCGGGCACGCCTCGGGGATCGGCATCTATCTCGGCAAGATGATGGAACTGTCCGATATGTTCCTGAATGTCGGTCTTTACGTGTGGGTGGGTATGATGCTCAAGCAGACCCGACTTGCCACTCTGGTGTTCAATGTCTTTCGGCCCTGGCGCATGCCGCCGGAGATGCTGGCCGTCGTAGCCGTTCTGGTTGCGGCGGTGCCGACCGCCTACACCGGTGCTTCCGGCATCTTTGTGATTGCGGCCGGGGCGGTGATCTACAGTGAGTTGCGAGCCGCCGGCGCCCGCCGCCATCTGGCACTGGCCGCGACGGCCATGTCCGGTTCGCTGGGGGTGGTCTTGCGGCCCTGCTTGCTGGTGGTTGTGATTGCCTATCTGAACCGGGAAGTGACCACCGACGAGCTGTTCGGCTGGGGCATCTGGGTGTTTGTGCTGACCGCCACCCTATTTGCGGTGGTGGCCCTGACGGTAAACCGCCAGAGCCAGTTCAATCTTGCACCGTCCGCCGAGGCCTTCCCGGCCATGACTCAGGCCCTTTGGCCGCTGATTCCCTATGTGCTGGTGATCACCGGTGTGGTGCTGTTCTACCGTCTTGCCCTGGACGTGAGCATGGACGAGTTCTCCGCACCCAGGCTGTTGCCGGTGATTATGCTCGCAATCCTGGTGTTTGAGCATGTCAGCCTGAAAAACCGCAGGGGCAGGGCATCCGGGGAGATTAATCATCAGGGACTGGAGCGAAGCCTGCGTGGCGCCACCAATGACACAACGGCCGAGATCGGTGCACTGCTCCTGTTACTGGGGCTGTCGGTCAGCATTGGCGGGGTTATCGAGCGCTCCCACATCATGGCGGCCTTCCCGCAGTCCTTCGACAGTGCCTGGTCGGCGATGCTGCTGATGGTGGTCATTCTGGTGGTACTGGGCATGATCATGGACGCCTTCGGCGCCGTGATCCTGGTGACCGCCACGGTTGCGACCATTGCTTACTCCAGTGGCATTCACCCCATTCATTTTTGGATGGTCACTCTGGTGGCGTTTGAACTGGGTTACCTGAGCCCGCCGGTGGCCCTGAATCACCTGCTGACCCGGCAGGTGGTGGGCGAGGCAGAGGTGCTGGCCGCGCAGCAGGAACCCGGGACTTTCTATCAGCGCCACGAGCGCATTATCATGCCGCTGATTGTCATGGGCATCTCGTTGTTGTTGGTGGCCTTTGTGCCTTTGATGTTCTACGCGGGGTAA
- a CDS encoding HU family DNA-binding protein: MRKPELAAAIADRTGLTREKASEVITAFTDQVSAAASRGEDTTLTGFGTFNIRSREAREGRNPKTGETIRIPASKTVGFKAGKALKDKIR; the protein is encoded by the coding sequence ATGCGCAAACCTGAACTCGCCGCGGCCATTGCCGACCGCACAGGCCTGACCCGTGAAAAAGCCAGCGAAGTGATCACCGCCTTTACCGACCAGGTCTCAGCCGCTGCTTCCCGGGGCGAAGATACCACCCTGACCGGCTTTGGCACGTTCAATATCCGCAGCCGCGAGGCGCGGGAAGGGCGAAACCCGAAAACCGGCGAAACCATTCGCATCCCTGCCAGCAAAACGGTCGGATTCAAGGCCGGCAAGGCACTGAAAGACAAGATCCGGTAG
- the gshB gene encoding glutathione synthase translates to MTVRLGIVMDPIEDIHFRKDSSLAMLLAAQKRGWQIEYMELPDMYLDGGKAMAHTRDLTVHMDPENWYSFGPGQDRALGDLDVILMRKDPPVDREFLMATYILESAEQQGALVVNPASTLRDCNEKLFATQFEDLTPPLLVSRSATRFRKFYAEHGDVIMKPVDGMGGHSIFRIRENDFNLGVIIETLTNYGSHQAMAQKYIPEISDGDKRILLIDGEPVPYALARIPSQGENRGNLAAGGRGEGRELTARDREICDRVAPAIREKGLIFVGLDVIGDYLTEINVTSPTCIRELDTAFGIDIGGMLMDAIAKRLGQA, encoded by the coding sequence ATGACCGTCCGCCTCGGGATCGTGATGGATCCGATTGAAGATATCCACTTCAGGAAAGACAGTTCACTGGCCATGTTGCTGGCTGCCCAGAAACGGGGCTGGCAGATCGAGTACATGGAACTGCCGGACATGTATCTGGATGGCGGCAAGGCAATGGCCCACACCCGGGATCTGACCGTGCACATGGATCCCGAGAACTGGTACAGCTTCGGCCCGGGCCAGGATAGGGCTCTGGGCGATCTGGATGTGATCCTGATGCGCAAGGACCCTCCGGTGGACCGGGAGTTCCTGATGGCCACCTATATTCTGGAGTCGGCCGAGCAACAGGGCGCGCTGGTGGTCAATCCTGCTTCAACATTGCGCGATTGCAATGAAAAGCTGTTTGCCACCCAGTTCGAGGATCTGACACCACCACTGTTGGTCAGCCGGTCGGCGACCCGTTTCCGGAAGTTCTACGCCGAGCACGGCGATGTCATCATGAAGCCGGTGGATGGCATGGGTGGTCACTCCATCTTCCGTATCCGGGAAAACGACTTCAATCTCGGTGTGATCATTGAAACCCTGACCAACTATGGCAGCCATCAGGCCATGGCCCAGAAATACATCCCGGAAATCAGTGATGGCGACAAACGCATTCTGCTGATTGACGGTGAGCCGGTGCCCTATGCACTTGCGCGAATTCCCTCCCAGGGAGAGAATCGCGGCAACCTGGCAGCTGGCGGGCGAGGCGAGGGCCGTGAGCTGACCGCCCGGGACCGTGAAATCTGTGACCGGGTAGCCCCGGCGATTCGGGAAAAAGGCCTCATCTTTGTCGGGCTGGACGTGATCGGTGATTACCTTACCGAGATCAATGTCACCAGCCCGACCTGCATCCGGGAGCTTGATACGGCCTTCGGTATCGATATCGGGGGCATGCTGATGGACGCCATTGCAAAGCGTCTGGGACAGGCGTAA
- the pilG gene encoding twitching motility response regulator PilG, translating into MDDNFENLKIMVIDDSKTIRRTAETLLKKVGCEVITATDGFDALAKIADSQPDIIFVDIMMPRLDGYQTCALIKNNSSFKKTPVIMLSSKDGLFDKAKGRIVGSDQYLTKPFSKDELLNTIRQYVPQAEQ; encoded by the coding sequence ATGGATGACAACTTCGAGAACTTGAAGATCATGGTGATCGACGACAGTAAAACCATACGTCGCACCGCGGAAACCCTTCTGAAAAAGGTCGGCTGTGAGGTCATCACCGCAACTGACGGCTTTGACGCTCTCGCCAAGATTGCCGATTCCCAGCCGGACATCATCTTTGTTGATATCATGATGCCCCGCCTGGACGGCTACCAGACCTGCGCACTCATCAAGAACAATTCCTCCTTTAAAAAGACGCCGGTTATTATGCTCTCCAGCAAGGACGGGCTGTTCGACAAGGCCAAAGGCCGGATCGTAGGCTCGGACCAGTACCTGACCAAACCGTTCAGCAAGGATGAGCTTCTTAATACCATCCGCCAGTACGTTCCGCAGGCGGAACAGTAA
- the pilH gene encoding twitching motility response regulator PilH: MARILIVDDSPTEVKKISTILEKHKHEVLTADNGADGVAKARAETPDLVLMDVVMPGLNGFQATRQLTRAPETASIPVVIVTTKDQETDRVWGTRQGAKGYLVKPVNEDDLIKTINSLIA; the protein is encoded by the coding sequence ATGGCCCGCATTCTGATTGTTGACGATTCCCCTACCGAGGTTAAGAAAATTTCCACCATTCTGGAAAAGCACAAGCACGAAGTCCTGACCGCCGATAATGGCGCGGACGGCGTTGCCAAGGCCCGTGCTGAAACCCCGGATCTGGTTCTGATGGACGTGGTTATGCCGGGCCTGAACGGCTTCCAGGCAACCCGTCAACTGACCCGCGCGCCGGAGACCGCATCCATCCCCGTGGTTATCGTGACCACCAAGGATCAGGAAACTGATCGTGTGTGGGGCACGCGCCAGGGCGCCAAGGGTTATCTGGTCAAGCCGGTTAACGAAGACGATCTGATCAAAACAATCAACAGCCTGATTGCCTGA
- a CDS encoding putative solute-binding protein, producing MAAALCASLALPSLGHAQAQNEPLERSFCVFDPVGANGPLFAITKTFQPAALNSGIKLDLRAYTDEKVAAEDFKAGQCDAVLLTGTRAREFNKFTGSLEAMGAVPGEAEMRLLYNTLSQPKARPFLIDGPYEVAGVFPGGAIYLHTRDRSIDSVEKLQGKRIATLDYDQASVRMVRHVGASVVGSNSANFAGKFNNGSVDLAYAPAVAYTPLELYKGVQPNGAVVKYALGYMNFQVIIRRDRFPDSAGQMVREQAIKRIDEAYEIIAQAEAEIPEDVWMILPQEDTAEYDKMLRKVRLSLLEDGVYDERAIKLMKAIRCRVDATRSECASVAGT from the coding sequence ATGGCGGCTGCCCTGTGTGCCAGTCTGGCGTTGCCCTCGCTGGGTCATGCTCAGGCACAGAACGAGCCTCTTGAGCGCAGCTTCTGCGTCTTCGACCCGGTTGGTGCCAATGGCCCGCTGTTCGCCATCACCAAAACCTTCCAGCCGGCTGCCCTGAATAGTGGCATCAAGCTGGATCTCCGGGCCTACACCGATGAGAAAGTTGCCGCCGAGGACTTCAAGGCAGGGCAGTGCGATGCCGTCCTGCTAACCGGCACCCGGGCCCGGGAGTTCAACAAGTTCACAGGCAGCCTGGAGGCCATGGGTGCTGTGCCCGGTGAAGCGGAAATGCGGCTGCTGTACAACACCCTGAGCCAGCCCAAGGCCCGGCCGTTCCTGATCGACGGCCCCTATGAGGTTGCCGGTGTCTTCCCGGGCGGTGCCATTTATCTGCACACCCGTGACCGCAGTATCGATTCGGTCGAGAAGCTGCAGGGCAAGCGGATCGCTACCCTGGACTATGATCAGGCGTCCGTCCGTATGGTTCGCCACGTAGGCGCATCGGTGGTGGGATCGAACTCGGCCAACTTTGCCGGCAAATTCAATAACGGCAGTGTCGATCTGGCGTACGCACCGGCGGTCGCCTATACCCCGCTTGAGCTCTACAAGGGTGTGCAGCCAAACGGCGCGGTGGTGAAGTACGCTTTGGGTTACATGAATTTCCAGGTGATCATCCGCCGCGACCGTTTCCCCGACTCCGCCGGCCAGATGGTGCGGGAACAGGCGATCAAACGCATTGATGAGGCCTATGAAATCATTGCCCAGGCAGAGGCGGAGATCCCTGAGGATGTCTGGATGATTCTGCCACAGGAAGACACGGCGGAGTATGACAAGATGCTGCGCAAGGTTCGTCTGTCTCTGCTGGAAGACGGGGTTTACGACGAGCGCGCCATCAAGCTGATGAAAGCGATTCGCTGCCGGGTTGATGCCACCCGTTCCGAGTGTGCGTCCGTGGCCGGAACCTGA